One region of Peromyscus eremicus chromosome 4, PerEre_H2_v1, whole genome shotgun sequence genomic DNA includes:
- the LOC131909323 gene encoding olfactory receptor 5W2-like, translated as MQRRMERENCSSFTEFILMGITNNSEVKVVLFTIFLLVYLINLVGNLGMIFLIKVDPQLQTPMYFFLSNLSFCDLCYSTAVGPKMLMDIFGNDKSIPFFGCALQFFISCTFVDSECILLAVMAFDRYQAISNPLLYTVNMSSRLCSLLMAGVYLVGMADSLIHTTLTFHLCFCGSNKIDHFFCDIPPILLLSCSDTQINELAIFTIFGFIELSTIAGVLVSYCYIISSVLKIHSAEGRFKAFSTCASHLTTVAIFQGTVLFMYFRPSSSYSLDQDKMSSLFYTLVIPMLNPLIYSLRNKDVKEALNKLKNKRCC; from the coding sequence ATGCAAAGAAGAATGGAGAGGGAAAATTGCTCTTCCTTTACTGAGTTTATCTTAATGGGAATTACCAACAACTCTGAGGTAAAAGTGGTTCTGTTCACAATATTTCTACTGGTCTATCTCATCAACCTTGTGGGAAATcttggaatgatttttttaattaaagtggaTCCCCAGCTACAAACTCCGATGTATTTTTTCCTCAGTAACCTCTCTTTCTGTGACCTCTGCTACTCCACAGCAGTTGGGCCTAAGATGCTGATGGATATATTTGGCAATGACAAGTCAATTCCTTTTTTTGGCTGTGCTCTGCAGTTCTTCATTTCCTGTACATTTGTAGATTCCGAATGCATACTGCTGGCAGTGATGGCCTTTGACCGGTACCAAGCCATCAGCAACCCCTTACTCTACACAGTGAACATGTCCAGCAGGCTGTGTTCCTTGCTCATGGCTGGTGTTTACCTTGTAGGTATGGCAGATTCTTTGATACACACAACACTGACATTCCACTTGTGTTTCTGTGGGTCTAATAAAATAGATCATTTCTTTTGTGATATCCCTCCAATCTTACTACTTTCCTGCTCAGACACACAAATCAATGAATTAGCAATATTCACAATATTTGGGTTTATTGAGCTGAGCACCATCGCAGGAGTCCTTGTCTCCTATTGTTACATCATCTCATCAGTCTTGAAGATCCACTCTGCTGAGGGAAGATTCAAAGCTTTCTCTACCTGTGCCTCTCACCTGACCACAGTTGCAATTTTCCAAGGAACTGTGCTCTTCATGTATTTCAGGCCAAGTTCCTCTTATTCTCTAGATCAAGACAAAATGAGCTCACTGTTTTACACACTGGTGATTCCCATGCTGAACCCTCTGATTTACAGCCTGAGGAACAAGGACGTGAAAGAAGCCCTgaataaattgaaaaataaaagatgctGTTAA
- the LOC131908275 gene encoding olfactory receptor 5I1: MEFINGNYTLVTEFILLGFPTRPELQVVLFLVFLTLYCMILVGNIGLMFLIRTDPHLQTPMYFFLSNLSFVDLCYSSVIVPNMLVNFFSAKKSISYLGCALQFYFFCTFADTESFILAAMAYDRYVAICNPLLYTVAMSRNLCIWLIVLSYFGGNMSSLVHTSFAFILKYCDKNVINHFFCDLPPLLKLSCTDTSINEWLLSTYGSSVEVICFCIIIVSYFHILLSVLKIRSTSGRKKTFSTCASHLTSVAIYQGTLLFIYSRPSSLYSPNTDKIISVFYTIIIPVLNPLIYSLRNKDVKDATRRALRSKVQSP; this comes from the coding sequence ATGGAATTTATAAATGGAAACTACACTTTGGTCACCGAATTCATCTTGTTAGGTTTTCCAACACGACCTGAACTCCAGGTTGTCTTATTCCTTGTGTTTCTGACATTGTATTGCATGATTTTAGTAGGGAATATTGGCTTGATGTTTTTAATTAGGACAGACCCACACCTTCAAACCCCTATGTACTTTTTCCTCAGCAACCTTTCCTTTGTAGACCTTTGTTACTCTTCAGTCATTGTTCCCAACATGCTTGTCAATTTCTTCTCAGCAAAGAAGTCTATTTCTTACCTCGGCTGTGCccttcagttttatttcttctgtacATTTGCGGATACTGAATCCTTTATCTTGGCtgccatggcctatgaccgctatgttgCCATCTGTAATCCTTTGTTGTACACAGTTGCAATGTCCAGGAACCTCTGCATATGGTTGATTGTGCTGTCATATTTTGGTGGCAACATGAGTTCCCTGGTTCACACATCCTTTGCCTTTATTCTGAAATATTGTGACAAAAATGTCATCAATCACTTCTTCTGTGACCTCCCTCCTCTTCTGAAGCTTTCCTGCACAGACACATCCATTAATGAGTGGCTCCTTTCCACATACGGGAGTTCTGTGGAGGTCATCTGCTTCTGTATCATCATTGTCTCCTACTTCCACATCCTTCTCTCAGTCTTGAAGATCCGTTCTACAAGTGGAAGGAAGAAAACCTTCTCCACATGTGCCTCTCACCTCACTTCTGTGGCCATCTATCAGGGCACACTTCTCTTCATTTATTCTCGGCCCAGCTCCCTCTATTCCCCCAATACTGATAAAATAATCTCCGTATTCTACACCATTATCATCCCAGTGCTCAACCCATTGATTTACAGTTTGAGAAATAAAGATGTAAAAGATGCCACCAGGAGAGCTCTAAGATCTAAGGTACAATCTCCATGA